From the Papaver somniferum cultivar HN1 chromosome 2, ASM357369v1, whole genome shotgun sequence genome, the window TTTTAACCGTCCCTAGAGACCTTCTGTTTTGTATACGGGTTTTGCATGTGAGGATTAGGCGTCAAGAACAGTGGTGGCGGTGGCACAACTTTTTGGTATCACCACCACATCACTGCTGAAACATGGGATATGCTAATATTGTCAAGAACAACAATAATAAGGAATAAAGAGGAATTGACCAAAAGTTCAATTAGAAACGGAGTCAAAAAAACCTGCTCTGGTTTTTAAACACTGATACGGAACCACCATGGTATATAACTAGAACAATTAAAAAAATcgaataaaaaatatatcaacttCTTCACAATATCCAGCgcaattaaaaagaagaaaaccaaattgtGGATGGTCCAGTATATCATGTGACGGATGGCAGCCTATACGAAAATCTCTCAATAATGATTTTGGAGCACATGATTCCATTTTTCGTAAACCAAGTTGTATTAAATGACTCTATTGGTATAACATACCTTAGTTTAACCGTTTTCTAATAATATAAAacaatttcatgcttcaaaaaattaaaactagtcataaaaattcaaggtgaccaaacttgtggtacagaaaccccactcaaatgttgggattcattaaaactccattttaaattaaattgatacaaaaacccaaaattttaaaaaattgatacgaaaattccaaatttcaaaattggtttagttaaattttatgatgaaaccaaaaattggtttcgtcaaattctatgaggtgtcatcaaattttatgatcaaaccaaattttggtttcattaaaatctttgggatttttgtattacttttttttttggggtttttgtgttacttttgttttggcgggttttttgtggatggatagtgacacattTGGAGTTATAACTGGCGGATCgtcaaaaaataaagaagaagataatagaATGGTTAGTTAATGTCCCTTTACCGCGTTAATGAGTTCAAGGTGGACACCTGCTTTCCAGATTAATTTGCTAATGGGCCTATAGTCGACTATTTGCATAATGGGCTTATAGTGGACTTAACAATTTACAAGGCATGTTCATGAAAGAAAATGCTGCCAATTCATTAGTCTTCAAGTTCTACAAAGGAAACTACCACTATAAGAAAATATAGCTATTGCTACATTATATGTTgccacaccttcaatataggtgttgcaaaaACAAATTTCTAACCACAGTACTTTTCAGCTACAGCTAAAAGCTATAATTTATTgctgcaaaatgaaacttttacCACACAGCTGtggcaacaatatgaaaagtgtgTGGCAAAAAAGTATAAGCTCTTGCTGCAGCAGTAAGATTGGTGCTGCAATAGAGACTTCTTGCTACATATGTTATCGCGACACTAGTAGAGGTTTATGCCACAACTATAAGGTGCTGCAATATATTATGTTTCTTGTAGTGTACTGGGTTTGACTAATGGGCACAGTAGCCCAGCACAACACGCGGCATGGATTAGCACGTGACCCAGCTCAACAaagcacgttaagaaagcacgtcatagcatGCACAAATACATTATATAACAAGgtataatacatcacattttgtgtatattttacaAAAGAGTTATTATTCTATCTAGTTTTTGACCTTTTATACcggcttatttttataacaacacatataatacataaatatttggaaatatcgttgttataatgtcatTACCTACATATACttgactagaacattaattcACGTGTCGCCTATTTAGATATCGTGATAATGTCCGATTTAATGTATACCATTAAGTGATCTCAAATTGTTTATAGCACGTGTGCCAGCACGACACAGCACGTGTCTGTGGGCTGTGATGCgcctagcttttgactagtaaagcacagcACGGTACAAAACGTTTAAGTCATTGGCACAGCCCAGCACGGcacatggcacgtgaagcacgCGACTTCGTGTGCCGGGTTGTGCtgggccggcacgttttacatCTCTATCGTGTCGCTATATcataagaaagagaaagaaaaaaggagGTGTCCTTTGGGTGATATCGCTGTTGGACCTTGGTGAAGTGGTGATTTAAATTTTCCATCGAAATATGGCAGCGGTTGAAGTGGATTAGCACGTAGAGATTGGGTGCTAGTGATCAGGCTTTTCGTTCCTAAGGCTTGTCGTTCCAGTCGTACGGGTTTCCATAAGGTTTATTCCATAAATTTGTTTGGTCTTCCAGTTGTGGTGATTTATAGTGATGAGACGATTCCAGGGGCGGCGATGACGCCATCACCAGGTTGGAGGCAGTTATGTCGGAAGTGCCCAGGAGGCTGGAGACATGAGCAGATTAGAGTTTTCATCGTACCTTAAAAATTAAAGCTCCGCATTAAGAGGGATGGCTTGAGTCGCTTGACCGTGAACATATCCACTGCATGATACCTACTGAATCGTCACTACTTACGTCTTTACATTTCAAAATTATAATCCTAGAAAGAGAAAGCGGTACGGCATCTTACCATCCAGTCTCATATGTCCTCTGTTTTAGTATTATCCGATTAAAATTATGGCAGTCTAAGAGAAAATAGTGAATTTGACTGACATTTTAGCGTATTTTCCATGTCATTGCCTTGGCCGCCAGAGCtggaaatattttatttggtcatcaATTGCATTTTCGCAACATCAAAAGGTTATCCTATATAAACAATGGCATGAGCAGCATAATTTTTATAGTAAACTCAAAAACATTTCGAAACATTTCAAAACATTTCAATCCACAGCCAATATCAAAGAAAGAAAGCCATGACTGCTCAGTTTGGTATCAAAACTGCATCATCATTTTTCCTAGTTCTGTGTTTAACTGTGTTTACTTTGTCATGCTCTGCTGATCCCCACGAGCTACAAGACTTTTGCGTCGCTGATTTGAACGCCACAACTATTCTGAATGGGTTCCCTTGCAAGCCAGTTTCTGAAGTTACAGCAAGTGATTTCTTCTATAGCGGTTTGATGAATGAAGCGAGCACAGACAATCCCTTGGGGCTTGGAGTGAAAGTAGGTGACGTTAACAACTTCCCTGGGTTAAACACCCTTGGACTATCCGTAAACCGAGCCGACTTCGCAATTGGTGGAATTATTCCATTGCACACACACCCTCGAGCAAGTGAATCTATTTTTGTCATAAAAGGACAAGTCCTTGTCGGGTTCATAAGTACTACTAACGTTTTGTATTCGAAGGTTCTGAAAGTTGGAGAGTTGGCTATTATTCCTAAAGGACTTGTGCACTTTTCAAAGAACGTTGGATCGGGGAAGGCTACCGTGCTAGCTATTTTTAATAGTCAGCTGCCTGGAACTGCAATACTTGGTAATACCATCTTTGGTTCTAACCCAGCAATTCCTAATGATCTTTTGGCCAAGAACTTCCAAGTTGATGAAAAAGTCATTGCCACCATAAAGTCTAAGTTTGGTAACTAAACAGAATAGCAAAATGTGGTTCTTTCATATGTAATTGTAAACAGTATTTGCATCCGATTGTTTGTAATAAGGGACTCATTGTCCCATTGCTCCTGAATTTATGAACTAAATTTCCTGATTTGGGTAACTGGGTTTCTTAAATCTTGCGAATTACGAGTCATGCACCAAGTTTTTCATTTATACGGGTAGAGTCTAAAATTTGGGGTCATGCAGTTTCCTCGAACGATAATAAAATTATACTTGGGTCTAAAATTATGAACAACTACCATCATCTACCTTTGTCATTGATATGTTTTTATAACCCAGTCAAACTTTTGTACTTGGGATATACCTATAAAATGTTAAATTCTTATTGCAATTTGAAAAACCTACAATAATGGAGTTCAACAATCAGAAAAATGGTTCGTAAACAACTCAACCAAACACTTGATGctataaattttttatttcttctaaaAATAGGGGATTCGTTAAGAAACACTTGATGTATTTTCTTATCACGGGGCACTCTATCACCTGAAGGCTGGCTCCTATTGgggctgtttggtaaccattattttaatggattatcatcCCATAATtcattatgcagattataatggattttatatgcgtttggtaaccattataataattgcttattttaatcataattgaaaaaatccattatttacataaacagaaaaaagttgtttaaaaattattataattaattattttttcttaataaaattgagTTGTGTTTATTCCTCTTATTTTCTATAAACTATCAAGAGAGGGTTAAAAAAACATTAGGGAACTTAGAAAAAAATTCTAGATCATTATTTTTTCCACTACTTTTAGGGAGCATTTtttaaagataatcaattatttgataaaggtgtttgtgaaaatttattataaaaatgattatactaaaatcatttatctatttttgattatctataatcataaatagataatcataaattttgccAAACAAGGCCATTGGGGGACTCGCAGCGTCTACatgtcaataaataaataaaattagattttgtgcccgtccTACGCCCGggcatctttttcttttaattttttttgatttttgattcggtagagctcggcttcgcctcgcctcgccccgtcccaaTACATGCTTGGCGTtgcttcgcctcgccccatccCGATGCATgtttggctcggcttcgcctcgtcccgtcgtgcattttttatttggtgtcgcAGGGATTCAATCAGTCGCTtagaatttttgatttggtgtgtttcggcttcgcctcgtcccgtcattttggatttttggtttgGAGTGGCTCGACTTCGCCTCGCCCATTCCCgatgcatgcttaggatttttgatttggtgtggcacgGCTTCGCCTCACTACATACCGTCGCATTTTTGGTTTGTTCTGGCCCGGGTTGGCCTCACCCCATCCCGAATCGATGATTCATTATATAGGCAAAATAATAAGTGGATTTATATTTGCTTACAAATAAATAGCTCCTAAATGACTAAATGAACAAATCAATAGAAGGTACATTTCGTTGCTTATTCGTCCCATAGttagggggttagtcgtgggagagttcgagagattttaatgtatttaggttttctcctgttagtcctgagggagtttgagggagtctctccaaatctccgttagtcgtgggggagtttagaggagtctcctaaactttctagaaaacacctgttagtcgttgGGGAGTTttaaaaaagctcttgaactccctgttagtcataaaaccctacaatactacggagttggttgctttggggaatttcaaggagtttttagtgtattttggtctcacaaaaaatctctcaaaagagtagagatttgggaaggagtttggtgcgtagaaaaccataggagaaagaagaggaaacgtttttttccaggtatgtttttcttcttctttgatctccatgattgtttataatagtttgatttgtgtactattttgattatttttcatatctttgatctccatgattgtttattttgattgtgtgtatagttttttttttgtgggtactttctctctgtcaaaaccctaatttgtggttcaaaagatcttggtaagaaattgcatgatttgattataatgatatctttaaattcaaccgttggaatatgatgaaatttgagtatatcGTAGTTTACCTTTTTATAGAAGtatagtaaaattttcacgcggatcaggtcacgttctctactgcaaagcttgcacaatatatgactatggtctgctgagtttaaatcccgaataggggactgattcttatttatctcattctccgcttatcggacaaagctgaaattttagtatgatgtttgtatatatgaaggttacctactgtagaaatttcatgaacttatgatcactttaggtacaccaaagtgtgagaaatccggaactgaattctgtatgcacgtattgaaagtagtcgggttctgagtaatgtatctttttaatgaaccgttagaATGCTATTatatttgagtgtgttgtggaatattgagttgtaagtgtaccataaaaatttaaagaggatcaggtaagtattagtactgcaaaaattggacaatctgaaactgtgtttcggtgaaacagaattcctttacagctatcttcataatttgttatgtcatcatgcattaattggcttgctactttgcatgggtgtcattgagaatcactatcacttgttaagtcatcttatttagacacatgcttatcttctattctatatgccaaagttcaatacagtggcgtacttcattccgtattggcgtgttttagccaattcatacggtgcttttgttatgatgatatctttaaattcaaccgttggaatatgatgcaaTTTacgtatgtcgtagtttaccttgttatagaagttcagtaaaattttcacgcggatcaggtcacgttcgctactgcaaagcttgcacaatatatgactatggtctgctgagtttaaatcccgaataggggacggattcctatttatctcattctccgcttatcggacaaagctgaaattttagtatgatgtttgtatatatgaaggttaccttctttagaaatttcatgaagttatgatcactttatgtacaccaaagtgtgagaaatccggaactgaattctgtatgcacgtattgaaagtagtcggatTCTGAGTAATGtgtctttttaatgaaccgttgaaaTGCTATTatatttgagtgtgttgtggaatattgagttgtaagtgtaccataaaaatttaaagaggatcaggtaagtattagtactgcaaagattggacaatctgaaactgtgtttcggtgaaacagaattcctttacagctatcttcataatttgttatgtcatcatgcattaattggcttcctactttgcatgggtgtcattgagaatcactatcactttttaagtcatcttatttagacacatacttctcttctattctatatgccaaagttcaatacagtggcgtacttcattccgtattggcgtgttttagccaattcatacggtgcttttgttatgatgatatctttaaattcaaccgttggaatatgatgaaatttacgtatgtcgtagtttaccttgttatagaagttcAGTAAAATTTGCACgaggatcaggtcacgtttgctactgcaaagcttgcacaatatatgactatggtctgctgagtttaaatcccgaataggggactgattcatatttatctcattctccgcttatcggaaaaagctgaaattttagtatgatgtttgtatatatgaaggtctcctactgtagaaatttcatgaagttatgatcactttaggtacaccaaagtgtgagaaatccgaaactgaattctgtatgcacgtattgaaagcagtcgggttctgagtaatgtatctttttaatgaaccactggaatgctatgatttttgagtgtgttgtggaatattgagttgtaagtgtaccgtaaaaatttcaagaggatcaggtaagtattagtactgcaaagattggacaatctgaaactgtgtttcggtgaaacagaattcctacacaacttcttacgaaaagaacgctgttcagatgagtttccggtcgaggaagaggaagatatccatccatcaacgcttgtaaatgacgatgaaattttgacacaacaaactcaagaacaacaacgtcaagaagctaatgcatggagaaagagtatagcggatgatatgtgggaaaatgttcgtgaacaaagggagttagaattgtatggagaccgttaaattgaagggaaaaaaatttatctcgttgcacaaaataacatactattgatacagagatataatcattttcatttatttttttcttttgattaaagatcaatattatttgcaaataagggtttattgtttcttaaaagagaatgagttaggagtgaactctctcaaactccctctaataaactctctcaaactccctacactcccccaaactccctgaactcaaaaacacaaaactctctcaaactccctacactctctcaaaattcctgagatttaaaatacactcaactcccccgaaatcactcgaggactaacccctgtTAAAGTTGATTATTCGGCCCATAGTCTTAAAATAGAGCCTCCACTACACCATGGTTAAATACGTaagaaaagcaaaaagaaaaaaaaaaagacaaaaaaagtgAAAAGATTTTAAATGAAAGATCGCAAAGAAATCTTGATTATCAACTTCCTTGACACCAGATGTAGCTTGCCCCATCATTGCATCTTAACCTGAAGAGACTTTGTTTAGGATATTGCTAATTCTACCCCACTACGGATTTTCGGATAATTCTGCAGAAAATCAAGAAATATAGAACACATCTAACTAATATCTGAACTTTTCATTCTCAGTTTGAAATTCCTAGTTGGACTCATCAGTAGAGGAGTCAGGTTTGCACCGAAGAAAACTGATAAATTCTATGCAACTAATCAAATTAAAACACAAAGTGAATCATTATAATTTTTGCATTGGTGGATTTAATAAGCACACTAATCAAAACATTCTATCAGAGAGAAGTTTCCCAATTCTAATAAGGTTAGATCTGCACTCCCAAATAAATAAAGAAAGGTCGTTCTCAATTATTCAGGTCGTTTGGTTTTTTGCTATGTTCATATAGATGGGTAATTGGTGTTTACCACTAAGAAGAGGAGAACCGAGCTTGCTTTGGTGAATGGGTGGATTTAGGTTGAGTTGGAATCAGTGGTGGTTGCAGAGCTGTTGTTGGTGCTACCAGAGAAGCTACAACAATGGGGCAATGGGTTCTGGTGTGTGTGCTCTGAGACTTGCAGGGACTGAATTTGGAATTGCAACTGTTGGTGATGGCTGAGCAGATAGAGGGAGCCATGATCTAAAATAACCAATTCCATAAGGGTATTacctttttcccttcaatttcccTTTCTCCCTCACATAAGCAATTCAATGAAAATTGGACATAATTATCTGATGGTGACTGTAAGTATCAGTATTACCTCCTCCTTGATTCATCGTCTCTATTGCATCCTATACAAACATACAGAAAAGTTAGCAGTTGTAATTTCTCAAACACACACATCATTAATCAACAAACACAAAGATCAGTGTAACTTGATTATGACTCATAATTAATAGGTTAGTTATTCCGTATCAGAAAAACAAAGAGTCTGAAATTATCTACAGTACGTGGGAAGAATTACCCTACACGAAAAATTAAACTTAGGTCGATTAGGTTGATTAGAaactcagttgaatagaatcaatTGAAGAATTACCCTACATGAAAAATTATACTTCGGCCAATTATAATTACTAACCACGGAGGTATTACTAACTACGGAGGTATTGAACAATTGCAGGGgagcttcttcttctccttcattgAATAGATTAAAGTTCTTCTCGCAATCCTTCAACTTCTTGTAGCAGAAAATCAACATAAACCCTAACCTACAATACagatttttttcttcagaatttaGAATTGAAAAGAAGAGACACAAAGAGAAAAGTGTGATACCTTAAAAGAGATGCTCTTCAATGAAGCAGTGCGATcgattgttgttgatggtggcgaTGGATTGTTCTTGAGTTAAATAGGATCACCGGAACAGAGAGAAGACGAAGACGGTGAAGATGGTATGAACAGAAAGGCAGAGAAGGAAcggtttgattttagttttttttttctttttttttttcttttcagggattttttttttaaattatttattaGGGTTTAACTCCGGACTCAGACCAATAGAGTCTCGCCAAGTGTCATCTCCAGGTTTATTCTAAATTCTAAATACTCTTCTCTGAGCATTTCTGGGTTTTtttctctctaaatgaacgggtgACGCTCACCATTTAACGCAtggcttaggattttaaaggtatTGATATGTGGTCGAAAATTAAGATCTGAGTAGCACAGACTCGGACTCGGTGACGCGGACACGACACGACACTGACGCGGACACGACCGAATACTGAAAATTCTAGGACGCAGACACGTATATATAAATATAAACATAAAATATTATAAGTATATACTGAAAATTCTAGGACGCAGACACGTATATATAAATATAAACATAAAATATTATAAGTATATGCTAGTATAAATTTCATATACCAAAAAATAAATGTTATGTAAAATATTATGCAAATCTGAATTAGGAACGATAAACTTTAATAATTAATGAAGGCGATAAAGAATAAATTCAAAATATATAAATCGGTCTGCGAGTTATAACCCAAAGGTGTCACCATCCATACACAAAAATtctaacaaaacaaattgttcacaaaaaccccatttaatataatTGGTCTATATTACCCTCTTAGTaaaaatcaccccaacaaaaacaaaaatcaaccccactttaattcttattataatGTCACCACCAACAAGCAACGCCACCTTCTaccaccgccaccgaccaccaccgtcgccgccgccaccTTCGACCACCACTGTCGCCGCTACCAAAAtttagatgaaaccgattttggtttcaacataaatccgatgaaaccgattttggtttcatcataaaataagatgaaaccctaattggtttcatcagaattcaactacaagaaaaattcaacaaggaTATTATGTTGCAGTTGTCTTGGATACAACAACATCACAAAAACACAGATCCATGCTCTATGCTACAACACATATTATCAActtccagcaccaccattgtcgaccaccgccgaccaccaccgatTAAAACCAGCAACATCGCCAACACCCgtcgacgaccaccaccaccactgaccataaatacgatgaaaccgattatggtttcatcataaatacgatgaaaccgattatggtttcatcataaataagatgaaaccataattggtttcatcagaattcatcagtagttgcacttcatttaagcttcatttcttctctagtttacaaCATCATCTCTTGTAACTCAGCTCTACATAAAAACAGCTCTACTTTCATCCTCCGTCTATCTACAGCAGCACCATCTGCTTCATtgaccatcttcttctcatcctTGTAGCCTTAGCCAAGACAGCAACAACACAGCAACACAGATCCATGCTCTATGCTACATCACAAATCAATATGTTACATATTTAGCTCATAAATCATCATAACTAAATCTTAAACATGAACACGACTTTTTTCCTTAGACTGGTGCAACATACTCATTCACCAATAAGAACAACCAACCTTCCACCAtatctttcaaaaataaaaatgtttcttCTTTACGACCAAAATCTAGCAATTAACGAGCTAATTGTAACTAAAGGAGACATAAACACAACTCTTTCTCCGTGGAACCACCCTCTCCTAGGTTAACATAATAAGAttatctttatatatttttctttatttcgggATTACTCTAAGTAAGTAACTAGCTATTTCCCATCACTCCACCGTGAGTGTAAATTGTGTACCCATGCCCATGGTGCTTAGCCTATTTGCTTTACTTCATACCAATTAATAT encodes:
- the LOC113354176 gene encoding germin-like protein subfamily T member 2, which translates into the protein MTAQFGIKTASSFFLVLCLTVFTLSCSADPHELQDFCVADLNATTILNGFPCKPVSEVTASDFFYSGLMNEASTDNPLGLGVKVGDVNNFPGLNTLGLSVNRADFAIGGIIPLHTHPRASESIFVIKGQVLVGFISTTNVLYSKVLKVGELAIIPKGLVHFSKNVGSGKATVLAIFNSQLPGTAILGNTIFGSNPAIPNDLLAKNFQVDEKVIATIKSKFGN